One region of Catenuloplanes indicus genomic DNA includes:
- a CDS encoding thiamine phosphate synthase, translating to MNLIVVTDRAQASHGLTATIEAAVDGGARCVLLREKDLPAASRRGLADELRAILAPAGGRLIVAGPDPLGGDAVHLSASDPVPPAGLPLVGRSCHDEAELARLTTEDYVTISPVFRTRSKPAYDRALGLSGLRALAGRTVAKVFALGGIETRAAARACVAAGAAGVAVMGAVMRAPDPAALVAELVTA from the coding sequence GTGAACCTCATCGTGGTGACGGACCGGGCGCAGGCGTCGCACGGCCTGACCGCGACGATCGAAGCGGCGGTCGACGGCGGCGCACGCTGCGTGCTGCTCCGCGAGAAGGACCTGCCCGCCGCCAGCAGACGGGGGTTGGCCGACGAGCTGCGGGCTATCCTGGCGCCGGCCGGCGGGCGGCTGATCGTGGCCGGGCCGGACCCGCTCGGCGGTGACGCGGTGCACCTCAGCGCATCTGATCCCGTCCCGCCGGCCGGGTTGCCGCTGGTCGGGCGCTCCTGCCACGACGAGGCCGAGCTGGCGCGGCTGACCACCGAGGACTACGTCACGATCTCGCCGGTCTTCCGGACCAGATCCAAGCCGGCGTACGACCGGGCGCTGGGCCTGTCCGGACTGCGCGCGCTCGCCGGCCGTACCGTGGCGAAGGTTTTTGCCCTCGGCGGGATCGAGACCCGCGCGGCCGCGCGGGCCTGTGTGGCGGCGGGCGCGGCCGGTGTGGCCGTGATGGGTGCCGTGATGCGCGCGCCCGATCCCGCGGCGCTGGTCGCCGAGCTGGTGACGGCATGA
- a CDS encoding thiazole synthase has product MDDLIIGGERFGSRLILGTGGAANLDVLERAIKASGTEMVTVALRRINAQKSSDGLLDVVGRTGVRLLPNTAGCRTAAEAVKLAHLAREAFGTAWIKLEVIGDERTLLPDGVELVPAAERLVADGFTVLPYTNDDPILARRLADAGCAAVMPAGSPIGSGLGIGNPHHLRLLRQAVDVPVILDAGVGTASDAALAMELGCDAVLLATAVTRAEDPERMATAMRLAVEAGFLAAHAGRIPRRFHALASTPDEGRPDL; this is encoded by the coding sequence ATGGACGATCTGATCATCGGCGGCGAGCGATTCGGCTCGCGGCTGATCCTGGGAACCGGCGGCGCGGCGAACCTGGACGTGCTGGAACGGGCGATCAAGGCGTCCGGCACCGAGATGGTGACGGTCGCACTACGCCGGATAAATGCGCAGAAATCATCGGACGGGCTGCTGGACGTGGTGGGCCGGACCGGCGTGCGGCTGCTGCCGAACACGGCCGGCTGCCGGACCGCGGCGGAAGCGGTGAAGCTGGCGCACCTGGCCCGCGAGGCGTTCGGCACCGCGTGGATCAAGCTGGAGGTGATCGGCGACGAGCGCACGCTGCTGCCGGACGGCGTCGAGCTGGTGCCGGCCGCGGAACGCCTGGTCGCGGACGGGTTCACGGTCCTGCCGTACACGAACGACGATCCGATCCTGGCCCGTCGCCTCGCGGACGCCGGCTGTGCCGCGGTGATGCCGGCCGGCTCGCCGATCGGCTCCGGCCTCGGCATCGGCAACCCGCACCACCTGCGGCTGCTGCGCCAGGCCGTGGACGTGCCGGTGATCCTGGACGCCGGCGTCGGCACCGCGTCGGACGCGGCGCTGGCGATGGAGCTCGGCTGCGACGCGGTGCTGCTGGCCACGGCCGTGACCCGGGCGGAGGACCCGGAGCGGATGGCGACCGCGATGCGCCTCGCGGTCGAGGCCGGTTTCCTGGCCGCGCACGCCGGCCGCATCCCGCGGCGCTTCCACGCGCTCGCGTCCACGCCGGACGAGGGGCGGCCGGACCTGTGA
- the thiS gene encoding sulfur carrier protein ThiS, producing MRVTVNGDERDLTGTVADAVAELTGAHRGVAVAVNGEVVPRGRWAETPLSDGDRIEVLSAAQGG from the coding sequence GTGCGCGTGACGGTGAACGGTGACGAGCGCGACCTGACGGGCACGGTCGCGGACGCGGTGGCGGAGTTGACCGGCGCGCATCGGGGCGTGGCGGTCGCGGTCAACGGTGAGGTGGTGCCACGCGGGCGGTGGGCGGAGACGCCGCTGTCCGACGGGGACCGCATCGAGGTGCTCAGCGCGGCACAGGGCGGGTGA
- the thiO gene encoding glycine oxidase ThiO: MTTHRRSGRAEIGIVGGGPIGLSIAWSCARRGFDVAVYDDATPAVDGHAGPVAAGARDTPWTGRDHVPAAAGGGRAAVGGVHGAWEVAAGMLAPIGEAYFGETELTALLVDSAARWPAFAAELAAAAGTGVGYRSEGTLAVALTADDLAAATRLITYQRDLGLAVEPLTPSAMRAHEPVLSPRVRGGALISGDHQVDPRRMTAALRIAAARAGVRFVRRRVADVSEVYADRVVVAAGCGTAALTGLPVRPVRGEVLRLRAPHREPGFTHVIRGYADGREVYLVPRRDGEVVVGATAHERADDDVTAGAVLELLRAAAGLIPEIEEYALVEAQSGARPGSPDNRPVLGHWTAGSREVVVAAGHYRHGILLTPVTADLITTLLLDGTAPPDAFAAARFADRRRDSRNGGRRARDGER; encoded by the coding sequence GTGACCACCCATCGGCGTTCCGGCCGGGCCGAGATCGGCATCGTGGGCGGCGGCCCCATCGGACTGTCGATCGCCTGGTCCTGCGCCCGGCGCGGATTCGACGTCGCGGTCTACGACGACGCCACGCCGGCGGTGGACGGCCACGCCGGGCCGGTGGCGGCCGGTGCCCGGGACACGCCGTGGACCGGCCGGGATCACGTACCGGCGGCGGCCGGCGGCGGGCGGGCGGCGGTCGGCGGGGTGCACGGGGCCTGGGAGGTGGCGGCCGGGATGCTGGCGCCGATCGGCGAGGCCTACTTCGGCGAGACCGAACTGACCGCGCTGCTGGTCGACTCGGCCGCGCGCTGGCCCGCCTTCGCCGCGGAGCTGGCGGCCGCCGCCGGGACCGGCGTCGGATACCGCTCCGAGGGCACGCTCGCGGTGGCACTGACCGCGGACGACCTGGCCGCCGCGACGCGCCTCATCACGTACCAGCGGGATCTGGGTCTTGCCGTCGAGCCGCTGACGCCGTCGGCGATGCGTGCCCACGAGCCGGTGCTGAGCCCGCGGGTGCGCGGCGGCGCGCTGATCTCCGGTGATCACCAGGTGGACCCGCGCCGGATGACCGCGGCGCTGCGGATCGCGGCCGCGCGTGCCGGCGTGCGGTTCGTTCGACGGCGGGTCGCGGACGTGTCCGAGGTGTACGCCGACCGGGTGGTGGTCGCGGCCGGATGCGGTACGGCGGCGCTGACCGGCCTGCCGGTGCGGCCGGTGCGCGGCGAGGTGCTGCGGCTGCGCGCACCGCACCGGGAGCCCGGCTTCACGCACGTGATCAGGGGGTACGCGGACGGCCGCGAGGTCTACCTGGTGCCGCGGCGGGACGGCGAGGTGGTGGTCGGCGCGACCGCGCACGAACGGGCGGACGACGACGTGACCGCGGGCGCGGTGCTGGAGCTGCTCCGCGCGGCGGCCGGCCTGATCCCGGAGATCGAGGAGTACGCGCTGGTCGAGGCGCAGTCCGGCGCGCGACCGGGTTCGCCGGACAACCGGCCGGTCCTCGGGCACTGGACCGCGGGGAGTCGCGAGGTCGTGGTGGCGGCCGGTCACTACCGGCACGGGATCCTGCTGACCCCGGTCACCGCGGATCTGATCACGACGTTGCTGCTGGACGGCACGGCGCCACCGGACGCGTTCGCGGCGGCGCGATTCGCGGACCGGCGGCGTGACTCACGGAACGGAGGACGGCGTGCGCGTGACGGTGAACGGTGA
- a CDS encoding ABC-F family ATP-binding cassette domain-containing protein, producing the protein MGYVDVAGAGHTLADGRVLFEDVSFRVGEGAKIALVGPNGAGKTTLLRMIAGDLAVQQGSIARVGGLGVMRQFIGMIADETTLGGLALSLSPPALRDAGARLTAAEAAMHRAESEKTQMGYASALAAWGEAGGYDAEVTFDTASVAALKLPWDRVRDRPVATLSGGQQKRFALELLLRGTDEVLLLDEPDNFLDVPGKRWLEARLRESGKSVLYVSHDRELLAQTADRVVAVEGGGAWTHPGGFASWHAARGARHERMEEARRRWDEEHVKLRELVLTLKNKAAFNDGLASRYQAAQTRLRKFEEAGAPPLPPKDQEIAMRLGGGRTGKRAIVCEQLEMDGLTYPFDLEVWYGDRVAVLGANGTGKSHFLRLLARGGTDPEPDAEPISGVVLEPVPHDGVARLGARVRPGHFSQTHDRPELRDRTLVEILWRGDEHRFGLDRHGAMRVLNRYELAAQGDQVFGTLSGGQQARFLVLLLELSGATLLLLDEPTDNLDLASAEALEEGLKAFDGTVLAVTHDRWFTRSFDRFVLFQGDGEVVETPEPVWDVA; encoded by the coding sequence GTGGGATATGTGGACGTGGCCGGAGCGGGGCATACGCTGGCGGACGGGCGGGTGCTGTTCGAGGACGTCTCGTTCCGCGTCGGCGAGGGCGCCAAGATCGCGCTGGTCGGGCCGAACGGCGCCGGTAAGACGACGTTGCTGCGCATGATCGCCGGCGATCTGGCCGTGCAGCAGGGCAGCATCGCGCGGGTCGGTGGCCTGGGAGTGATGCGGCAGTTCATCGGCATGATCGCGGACGAGACCACGCTCGGCGGCCTCGCGCTGTCGCTCTCCCCGCCCGCGCTGCGCGACGCCGGTGCGCGGCTGACCGCGGCCGAGGCCGCGATGCACCGGGCGGAGAGCGAGAAGACCCAGATGGGGTACGCGTCCGCGCTCGCCGCCTGGGGCGAGGCCGGCGGGTACGACGCGGAGGTCACGTTCGACACCGCCAGCGTCGCCGCGCTCAAGCTCCCGTGGGACCGCGTCCGCGACCGGCCGGTGGCCACGCTCTCCGGCGGCCAGCAGAAGCGGTTCGCACTGGAGCTGTTGCTCCGCGGCACCGACGAGGTGCTGCTGCTGGACGAGCCGGACAACTTCCTGGACGTGCCCGGCAAGCGCTGGCTGGAGGCGCGGCTGCGCGAGTCCGGCAAGTCCGTGCTCTACGTGTCGCACGACCGGGAGCTGCTCGCCCAGACCGCGGACCGGGTGGTGGCGGTCGAGGGCGGCGGCGCGTGGACGCACCCGGGCGGGTTCGCCAGCTGGCACGCCGCGCGCGGCGCCCGGCACGAGCGGATGGAGGAGGCACGCCGGCGCTGGGACGAGGAGCACGTCAAGCTGCGCGAACTGGTCCTCACGCTGAAGAACAAGGCCGCGTTCAACGACGGGCTGGCGTCGCGCTACCAGGCCGCGCAGACCCGGCTGCGCAAGTTTGAGGAGGCCGGGGCACCGCCGCTGCCGCCGAAGGACCAGGAGATCGCGATGCGGCTCGGCGGTGGGCGCACCGGCAAGCGGGCGATCGTCTGCGAGCAGCTGGAGATGGACGGGCTGACGTACCCGTTCGATCTGGAGGTCTGGTACGGCGACCGGGTGGCCGTGCTCGGCGCGAACGGCACCGGGAAGTCGCACTTCCTGCGCCTGCTCGCGCGCGGCGGCACCGACCCTGAGCCGGACGCCGAACCGATCTCCGGCGTGGTCCTGGAGCCGGTACCGCACGACGGCGTGGCCCGGCTCGGCGCGCGCGTGCGCCCCGGTCACTTCTCGCAGACGCACGACCGGCCCGAGCTGCGCGACCGTACGCTGGTCGAGATCCTCTGGCGCGGCGACGAGCACCGCTTCGGGCTGGACCGGCACGGCGCGATGCGGGTGCTGAACCGGTACGAGCTGGCAGCGCAGGGCGACCAGGTCTTCGGCACGCTCTCCGGCGGTCAGCAGGCACGGTTCCTGGTGCTGCTGCTGGAGCTGTCCGGCGCCACGCTGTTGCTGCTCGACGAGCCGACCGACAATCTCGACCTGGCCTCGGCCGAGGCACTGGAGGAGGGCTTGAAGGCCTTCGACGGTACGGTCCTGGCCGTCACCCACGACCGCTGGTTCACCCGGTCGTTCGACCGGTTCGTGCTCTTCCAGGGTGACGGCGAGGTCGTCGAGACGCCGGAGCCGGTCTGGGACGTGGCCTGA
- a CDS encoding class I SAM-dependent methyltransferase: MTAEHYFSAEPAAPAGRHEVSFTVQGRDYVLVAARGVFSAARLDPGTAVLLKKANLPEPGVKGSFLDLGCGFGPITAVLATEAPAATVHAVDVNARARELTAENAERLGAARRVVVNAPDDVPADVVFDQIWSNPPIRIGKAELHDLLDRWLPRLAPDGVAWLVIARHLGGDSLHQWLTDRGWAVERHASQKGYRVLRVSRP, from the coding sequence GTGACCGCCGAGCACTACTTCAGCGCTGAACCGGCTGCCCCCGCAGGGCGGCACGAGGTGTCGTTCACCGTTCAGGGACGGGACTACGTGCTCGTCGCGGCCCGTGGCGTCTTCTCGGCGGCGCGTCTCGACCCTGGTACGGCCGTTCTGCTCAAAAAGGCAAACCTCCCCGAACCGGGAGTTAAGGGATCCTTCCTCGATCTCGGGTGTGGCTTCGGCCCGATCACGGCCGTACTGGCGACCGAGGCGCCGGCCGCGACCGTCCATGCGGTGGACGTCAACGCGCGTGCCCGCGAGCTCACCGCGGAGAACGCGGAGCGGCTGGGTGCCGCGCGCCGCGTCGTGGTGAACGCGCCGGACGACGTACCCGCTGATGTGGTCTTCGATCAGATCTGGAGCAATCCGCCGATCCGGATCGGTAAGGCGGAGCTGCACGACCTGCTCGACCGCTGGCTGCCGCGGCTCGCGCCGGACGGCGTCGCGTGGCTGGTCATCGCGCGGCACCTCGGCGGCGACTCGCTGCACCAGTGGCTGACCGACCGCGGTTGGGCCGTCGAGCGGCACGCCAGCCAGAAGGGGTACCGGGTCCTGCGGGTCAGTCGCCCCTGA
- the truA gene encoding tRNA pseudouridine(38-40) synthase TruA, which yields MPRVRLDVAYDGTDFSGWAVQPTRRTVAGVLLEALGRLFGADTAFGMVVAGRTDAGVHATGQVCHIELPADAWETTAPTLLRRLAALLPGDVRVHAATEVPDTFDARFSATFRRYHYRVTDAVHGAEPLRRHDTLAWPRRLDPALLNAAAAGLVGEHDFAAFCRRKDNATTVRAINRLEWDRDADGVLVATVQADAFCQAMVRSLVGAMLHVGDGRRPPEWPGSLLRLTARSSEVTVAPAHGLTLVAVGYPAADEFAARAEATRRIRTLSS from the coding sequence ATGCCACGGGTACGCCTGGACGTCGCCTACGACGGCACCGACTTCTCCGGCTGGGCGGTGCAGCCTACCCGCCGTACCGTCGCGGGGGTGCTGCTGGAGGCCCTGGGCCGGCTCTTCGGGGCGGACACGGCGTTCGGCATGGTCGTCGCCGGGCGGACGGACGCGGGCGTGCACGCGACCGGGCAGGTGTGTCACATCGAGCTGCCGGCCGACGCGTGGGAGACGACCGCGCCGACGCTGCTGCGGCGGCTCGCGGCGCTGCTCCCCGGCGACGTGCGGGTGCACGCGGCCACCGAGGTGCCGGACACGTTCGACGCGCGGTTCTCGGCCACGTTCCGGCGCTACCACTACCGGGTCACGGACGCGGTGCACGGCGCCGAGCCGCTGCGCCGTCACGACACGCTCGCCTGGCCGCGCAGGCTCGACCCGGCGCTGCTGAACGCGGCCGCGGCCGGGCTGGTCGGCGAGCACGACTTCGCCGCGTTCTGCCGTCGCAAGGACAACGCCACCACGGTACGGGCGATCAACCGGCTGGAGTGGGATCGCGACGCCGACGGGGTGCTGGTCGCGACCGTGCAGGCGGACGCGTTCTGCCAGGCCATGGTGCGCAGCCTGGTCGGCGCGATGCTGCACGTCGGCGACGGGCGCCGGCCGCCGGAGTGGCCGGGCTCGCTGCTGCGGCTCACCGCACGGTCCAGCGAGGTAACGGTCGCACCGGCGCATGGGCTGACGCTGGTCGCGGTCGGCTACCCGGCCGCGGACGAGTTCGCGGCGCGGGCCGAGGCCACCCGGCGGATCCGTACGCTCAGTTCTTAG
- the rplQ gene encoding 50S ribosomal protein L17 yields the protein MPTPTKGARLGGGPAHEKLILANLATELFRHGKIKTTEAKARRVRPLAEQLITKAKRGDLHSRRRVLTVVRDKDVVFELFDKIAPRFENRPGGYTRIVKTGPRRGDAAPMAIIELVEALEVAAVTGPSKAAKKAARQQDKVEALAREDEAPATTSAPAAADTDADQDADAPISASGDKDADGPGTQAEGDDK from the coding sequence ATGCCTACGCCCACCAAGGGAGCCCGCCTCGGCGGCGGACCCGCGCACGAGAAGCTCATCCTGGCCAACCTGGCCACCGAGCTGTTCCGGCACGGGAAGATCAAGACCACGGAAGCCAAGGCGCGGCGGGTTCGTCCGCTGGCCGAGCAGCTGATCACCAAGGCCAAGCGCGGCGACCTGCACTCGCGCCGGCGGGTGCTCACCGTCGTCCGCGACAAGGACGTGGTGTTCGAGCTGTTCGACAAGATCGCACCGCGGTTCGAGAACCGTCCCGGCGGCTACACCCGGATCGTGAAGACCGGGCCGCGCCGCGGTGACGCCGCTCCGATGGCGATCATCGAGCTGGTCGAGGCGCTCGAGGTCGCGGCCGTCACCGGCCCGTCCAAGGCCGCCAAGAAGGCCGCTCGCCAGCAGGACAAGGTCGAGGCGCTGGCCCGCGAGGACGAGGCTCCGGCCACGACCTCCGCTCCGGCCGCCGCGGACACCGACGCCGACCAGGACGCCGACGCGCCGATCTCCGCCTCCGGTGACAAGGACGCGGACGGTCCCGGTACGCAGGCCGAGGGCGACGACAAGTAA
- a CDS encoding DNA-directed RNA polymerase subunit alpha — protein sequence MLITQRPALSEEPISETRSKFIIEPLEPGFGYTLGNSLRRTLLSSIPGAAVTSIKVDGVLHEFTTIPGVKEDVVELVMNVKELCVSSEHDEPVSMYLRKAGPGDVTAGDIQPPAGVSVHNPDLKLATLNGKGRLDMELTVERGRGYVTAAQNKQAGAEIGRIPVDSIYTPVMKVTYRVEATRVEQRTDFDRLIIDVETKASISPRTALASAGSTLVELFGLCRELDETAEGIDIGPSPQDAQLAADLALPIEELDLTVRSYNCLKREGINTVGELIGRTEADLLDIRNFGQKSIDEVKMKLAGMGLGLKDSAPSFDPTNVVDSFGEVDYDSDDYRETEQL from the coding sequence GTGCTTATCACCCAGCGGCCGGCCCTCTCCGAGGAGCCGATCAGCGAGACCCGCTCGAAGTTCATCATCGAGCCGCTCGAGCCCGGCTTCGGCTACACGCTCGGCAACTCGCTCCGTCGTACCCTGCTCTCCTCGATCCCGGGTGCGGCCGTCACCAGCATCAAGGTCGACGGCGTTCTGCACGAGTTCACCACGATCCCGGGCGTCAAGGAGGACGTGGTCGAGCTCGTCATGAACGTGAAGGAGCTGTGCGTCAGCTCCGAGCACGACGAGCCGGTCAGCATGTACCTGCGCAAGGCGGGCCCGGGCGACGTCACCGCGGGGGACATCCAGCCCCCGGCCGGCGTCTCCGTGCACAACCCCGACCTGAAGCTGGCCACGCTGAACGGTAAGGGCCGGCTCGACATGGAGCTGACCGTCGAGCGGGGTCGTGGCTACGTCACCGCCGCGCAGAACAAGCAGGCCGGTGCGGAGATCGGGCGGATCCCCGTCGACTCGATCTACACGCCGGTGATGAAGGTGACCTACCGCGTCGAGGCCACCCGTGTCGAGCAGCGCACGGACTTCGACCGGCTGATCATCGACGTCGAGACCAAGGCGTCCATCTCCCCGCGTACCGCGCTGGCGTCCGCCGGTTCGACCCTGGTCGAGCTGTTCGGTCTCTGCCGCGAGCTGGACGAGACCGCCGAGGGCATCGACATCGGGCCGTCTCCGCAGGACGCGCAGCTGGCCGCCGACCTGGCGCTCCCGATCGAGGAGCTGGACCTCACGGTCCGGTCCTACAACTGCCTCAAGCGCGAGGGCATCAACACCGTGGGCGAGCTCATCGGGCGCACGGAAGCTGATCTCCTCGATATAAGGAATTTCGGGCAGAAGAGCATCGACGAGGTCAAGATGAAGCTGGCCGGCATGGGCCTGGGCCTGAAGGACTCCGCGCCCTCCTTCGACCCGACCAACGTCGTGGACTCGTTCGGCGAGGTCGACTACGACAGCGACGACTACCGCGAGACCGAGCAGCTGTAA
- the rpsD gene encoding 30S ribosomal protein S4, which yields MARYTGADCRRCRREKMKLFLKGSKCDGPKCPFESRPFPPGQHGRGRTKESEYLLQHREKQKARRVYGVLEKQFRGYYDEAVSKKGKTGEVLLQILETRLDNVVYRSGWASSRDMARQLVKHGHFLVNGKKVDIPSYRIKEHDIVEVREKSREMTPFVVASAQAGGRTIPAWLESIPSQFKVLVHSLPSRQVIDTQVQEQLIVELYSK from the coding sequence ATGGCTCGCTACACGGGTGCCGACTGCCGCCGTTGCCGGCGCGAGAAGATGAAGCTGTTCCTCAAGGGCAGCAAGTGCGACGGACCGAAGTGCCCCTTCGAGTCCCGTCCGTTCCCGCCCGGCCAGCACGGCCGCGGCCGGACCAAGGAGTCGGAGTACCTGCTCCAGCACCGCGAGAAGCAGAAGGCCCGTCGCGTCTACGGCGTGCTGGAGAAGCAGTTCCGCGGTTACTACGACGAGGCCGTCTCCAAGAAGGGCAAGACCGGTGAGGTCCTGCTCCAGATCCTGGAGACCCGTCTCGACAACGTCGTCTACCGGTCCGGCTGGGCCTCGTCGCGCGACATGGCGCGGCAGCTGGTCAAGCACGGCCACTTCCTGGTGAACGGCAAGAAGGTCGACATCCCGTCGTACCGGATCAAGGAGCACGACATCGTCGAGGTCCGCGAGAAGTCTCGCGAGATGACCCCGTTCGTCGTCGCGTCGGCCCAGGCCGGCGGTCGCACCATTCCGGCGTGGCTGGAGTCGATCCCGAGCCAGTTCAAGGTTCTGGTCCACTCGCTCCCGAGCCGGCAGGTCATCGACACGCAGGTCCAGGAGCAGCTGATCGTCGAGCTTTACTCCAAGTAA
- the rpsK gene encoding 30S ribosomal protein S11 yields the protein MPPKARAGAAVKKVRRKERKNVAHGQAHIKSTFNNTIVSITDPTGAVISWASAGQVGFKGSRKSTPFAAQMAAEAAARRAMEHGMRKVDVFVKGPGSGRETAIRSLQAVGLEVGQISDVTPQPHNGCRPPKRRRV from the coding sequence ATGCCACCCAAGGCACGCGCTGGGGCCGCAGTCAAGAAGGTCCGGCGCAAGGAACGCAAGAACGTCGCCCACGGGCAGGCGCACATCAAGAGCACCTTCAACAACACCATCGTGTCCATCACGGACCCGACCGGTGCTGTCATCTCCTGGGCCTCCGCCGGCCAGGTGGGCTTCAAGGGCTCCCGCAAGTCGACTCCGTTCGCCGCGCAGATGGCCGCCGAGGCCGCCGCGCGTCGCGCCATGGAGCACGGCATGCGCAAGGTCGACGTGTTCGTCAAGGGCCCCGGCTCCGGCCGGGAGACCGCCATCCGTTCGCTGCAGGCCGTCGGTCTCGAGGTCGGGCAGATCTCCGACGTCACGCCGCAGCCGCACAACGGGTGCCGTCCGCCGAAGCGTCGCCGGGTCTGA
- the rpsM gene encoding 30S ribosomal protein S13, translated as MARLVGVDLPREKRMEIALTYIFGVGRTRAVEALAATGIDPNKRAKDLTDEEVVQLRDYIEGNFKVEGDLRREVAADIRRKVEIGCYAGIRHRRGLPVRGQRTRTNARTRKGPKRTVAGKKKPGKK; from the coding sequence ATGGCACGTCTAGTCGGCGTCGACCTCCCCCGCGAGAAGCGGATGGAGATCGCGCTCACCTACATCTTCGGGGTCGGACGGACCCGCGCCGTCGAGGCGCTGGCCGCGACCGGCATCGATCCGAACAAGCGCGCCAAGGACCTCACCGATGAGGAAGTCGTGCAGCTGCGCGACTACATCGAGGGGAACTTCAAGGTAGAGGGCGACCTGCGCCGCGAGGTCGCCGCGGATATTCGCCGCAAGGTCGAGATCGGCTGCTACGCCGGCATCCGGCACCGTCGGGGTCTTCCGGTCCGCGGTCAGCGGACCCGGACGAACGCTCGTACCCGCAAGGGTCCGAAGCGCACCGTCGCCGGCAAGAAGAAGCCCGGCAAGAAGTAG
- the rpmJ gene encoding 50S ribosomal protein L36, with protein sequence MKVKPSVKKICNKCRVIRRHGRVMIICEDPRHKQRQG encoded by the coding sequence GTGAAGGTCAAGCCGAGCGTCAAGAAGATCTGCAACAAGTGCCGCGTCATCCGCCGGCACGGCCGGGTCATGATCATTTGTGAGGACCCGCGCCACAAGCAGCGCCAGGGCTGA
- the infA gene encoding translation initiation factor IF-1, with protein sequence MPKKDGAIEIEGRVIEPLPNAMFRVELANGHKVLAHISGKMRQHYIRILPEDRVVVELSPYDLTRGRIVYRYK encoded by the coding sequence ATGCCGAAGAAAGACGGAGCCATCGAGATCGAAGGCCGAGTGATCGAGCCACTGCCGAACGCAATGTTCAGGGTGGAGCTCGCCAACGGTCACAAGGTGCTGGCTCACATCAGCGGCAAAATGCGGCAGCACTACATCCGCATTCTGCCCGAGGACCGGGTCGTCGTGGAACTCTCTCCGTACGACCTCACCCGTGGGCGCATCGTCTATCGGTACAAGTAA
- a CDS encoding DUF1707 SHOCT-like domain-containing protein, giving the protein MGREEMRAADADREAVAERLRVALNEGRLDLAEFDERLGRAYAAKTYGDLDPLLTDLPDVAPAERQRLAVPAAGAVQGAVVVPEWPVGADGRYLDATRRWLIENWAPYLGVVGMVVAIWALQAVQSDDGIGAFWPGWVAGPWGIFLVIATMAGLANGEPQRWAAKQARKRLKAAEDGDSDE; this is encoded by the coding sequence ATGGGGCGTGAGGAGATGCGTGCGGCCGACGCTGATCGCGAGGCGGTCGCGGAGCGGCTGCGCGTCGCGCTCAACGAGGGGCGGCTGGACCTTGCCGAGTTCGATGAGCGGCTCGGCCGGGCCTACGCGGCCAAGACCTACGGCGATCTCGATCCCCTGCTGACCGACCTGCCGGATGTCGCGCCCGCGGAGCGGCAGCGGCTGGCGGTGCCGGCGGCCGGTGCGGTGCAGGGCGCGGTGGTGGTGCCGGAGTGGCCGGTCGGGGCGGACGGGCGGTATCTGGATGCGACGCGTCGCTGGCTGATCGAGAACTGGGCGCCCTATCTGGGTGTCGTCGGGATGGTGGTGGCGATCTGGGCGCTGCAGGCGGTGCAGAGTGACGACGGCATCGGTGCGTTCTGGCCGGGTTGGGTGGCCGGGCCGTGGGGGATCTTCCTGGTGATCGCGACGATGGCCGGTCTGGCGAACGGTGAGCCGCAGCGGTGGGCGGCGAAGCAGGCCCGGAAGCGGTTGAAGGCGGCCGAGGACGGTGACTCCGACGAGTGA